One stretch of Gouania willdenowi chromosome 16, fGouWil2.1, whole genome shotgun sequence DNA includes these proteins:
- the setd2 gene encoding histone-lysine N-methyltransferase SETD2 isoform X3, producing the protein MDTVLKSEIREEGSGASVKVEGLSKAALIKSLSPRVMLSNHLLPKGTKMKVNLEDQGRQKVSFSFSQTKKPLQSSFFIPAGSDKSDAEPQGALSQPSPDKAAKNTADKTEERQTFSVPKPATGTQLSSATKMRMDLAKMHFKKQILSVSVTEEKMLITPEMLHTTELQDSQTVSCKTEAELPAPQPQNALSDIADHEATEKNVSPCLKMPAASSGNDEQCSSSYEQVNKVSTRKTGSQSDSAPPGSKSDSDSVQMSSSRKLVESRSKTKTDSRSTEARKLSSGSHAEEREKSYSSKRSENHERSSSYSKSDRDSRYTSSRSSRSDKDRKRTRSRSRSRSRGSRTCSSSSRSERYRNDRGSRSDRSYYYDSDRRSHRSSPRRERRRSRSRTDRTRDSSDSEDDHRKTRTRTNDSSRSSNYSSFHKESKSSSYSKCDKAAKSSDSPYSSELDKRTFSSKSERSSKRLSDSDHKRSPDMDSNYHKTSSPYKSENYKKSSSNSRTHTQTLATHRKSSSSDSETDNKKKRESSDKSSGHAGNSKDIQNQTNRPESTNTTPTKSSLKPLSQDRQSDEVFSSPEKLKATREIITESSSNADKGKSDLHLDENECDTEHVKDLAKSHQQSLQALSLVSEKETIMGLKFKNENALDIVAVESTNHAKSIQENIPDAKEICLDAAAANTCSPNGSKLCNQDEKVFDHTGVETLSNTADVELSIKAETFTPQSEPSVQLQSSSPESESQLGQEQKNMDTGNKNSCSSRKSRWDITGQGTLENDNIQKIACVESEAIVKKVDLSKDSSQQTSNHKDLIQQDSVTHVSPEKMTEISPQEFSSCIIPVSSDDGDQSQPSIVGTSSDHSELKLASFVYPQADDPRPMDWAATACVSDNENKSIYSPHKAQLSNKLQTLDALGEHSDASSSDNSEYDSDCGEAIKQLHSVVVVPNTSKTIDFEDKPSSLANMSELHKEHVAVDVNTSQPLNQLGSLHELASTTAIFPRLQYGNVLCQSQSNMIDSTSPAESLSSAQPYTAGHIGAHGSSTGFIQTPDISRQCEQGQAQLDIGRKSDGSHSPTLQADVANDDNIPETNNFKQRWDVCQLEQPSSTYPQPDSSHGPQVMHPKHAGALSQDQEHTQGFVFHSHPSPKMQDTTKAYLHFHQHYQDPLGEIHPDSLTSDDYSVEKALSGIITLGSSGFVQGHEISSNSRGSTVPEPPRDDQFRPHRSRGPPKKRRHEIESDSDNEAEAGPAYKKDCPVDSVCKGTLKTETTRPVLTLRDFQDSNKWRDHSKSKKMPPYFDLIDENRYLTERKKSKSHRDIKRMQCECPVLPREERSRGVLACGEDCLNRLLMIECSSRCLNGAHCSNRRFQMKQHADFDVILTEDKGWGLRAAKDLTPNTFVLEYCGEVLDHKEFKTRVKEYARNKNIHYYFMSLKNNEIIDATQKGNCSRFMNHSCEPNCETQKWTVNGQLRVGFFTTKTVPAGTELTFDYQFQRYGKEAQKCFCGAPSCRGFLGGENRVSVRAAGGKMKKDRSRKSALTTVDEELEALLENGEGLYDEKQVVSLCRLMVRMETMEQKLTCLKLIQDTQNASCLKQFLDHHGLSLLWIFMAELSEAKGNSANNIKLQLQIMKTLAVLPISTKNMLEESKVLSLIQRWAQTKTLPQHTEMDGYSSENTSRAQTPLNTPDGSSTKMGSEGDSDTSKPAVYRRLKIISENSLDSALSDASKASDGKEEEDDEDEDENAQSKLSEEKPSKAEPEDGFSVSNKETAIEVKHETVKDAEMTSCSQQEPLLKAEKEIEPDNEKENIETKKDANEEIKLEVLEELNEEHASAEMNETVETEGAESNVEKPSVTVNEPESQSQSEQSDATEQPTENVAAQVEAKTAEKAAPSCDLHPGDSNSDSSPISETPEATGSSELIPATVDPPAIGTPSQDEEEGLSDVESERSQEPQPSVLDISGMAAQLLDSWKDLKEVYRIPKKSQVEKEATERSRERDAALTPRTPSGSRERDRERDKERERERERERDRDRDREHDRERDRDWDRDRDRERDRDRDRERDRERERERDRDRDRDRVSDKTPRSSERRRRRSLSPPPSSYERSSRRADDRFDSSSNKTPRGTGKERTKLSTEERRKLFEQEVAQREAQKQQQQQQLQQQLQQQQQLQTMAYDPAMAYNSSSGFIQYPPGYPIQTFVDPTNPNAGKTTTTSLTPSEPQQYTQPAEAPQDAGVAVLSVPTQPAPQVQGQQSYTTLWDPSTQQTVTVQTQPAQQYAAAAGQAQTQTAIYYQGQPCQTIYSIPTGYPQANASVIQAYAEPTASYLHSQPVYPGHQQGVVVQQGGTVTTIVTSQTVQQEMIVPNNVIDLPPPSPPKPKTIVLPPNWKVARDPEGKIYYYHIITRQTQWDPPTGEGSSDNTSVDHESEMDLGTPTYDENPSKFSTKTAEADTSSELAKKSKETFRKEMSQFIVQCLNPYRKPDCKSGRISNTEDFKHLARKLTHGVMNKEMKACNNPEDLECNENVKHKTKEYIKKYMQRFGSVYRPKEDTEVC; encoded by the exons ATGGACACTGTGCTGAAGTCAGAGATCAg AGAGGAAGGGAGTGGTGCATCG GTAAAAGTGGAAGGTCTGTCCAAGGCAGCACTAATCAAAAGTCTGTCTCCCAGAGTCATGCTGTCCAACCACCTATTGCCTAAAGGGACCAAAATGAAGGTCAACCTAGAGGATCAGGGTCGTCAGAAAGTGTCCTTTAGCTTCTCACAGACAAAGAAGCCCCTTCAAAGCTCATTCTTCATTCCTGCTGGTTCTGACAAGTCTGATGCTGAACCTCAGGGAGCCTTGTCACAGCCATCGCCAGACAAAGCAGCAAAGAACACTGCAGATAAAACAGAGGAAAGGCAGACATTCTCAGTGCCAAAACCAGCTACAGGGACACAACTATCCTCAGCAACCAAAATGAGAATGGACTtggcaaaaatgcatttcaaaAAGCAAATTCTCAGTGTTTCTGTGACTGAAGAAAAAATGCTTATTACACCTGAAATGCTTCATACTACTGAATTACAAGATTCGCAAACTGTATCGTGTAAGACTGAAGCTGAATTACCAGCACCCCAGCCTCAAAATGCCTTGTCTGACATTGCTGACCATGAAGCTACTGAGAAAAACGTAAGTCCTTGCCTCAAGATGCCAGCTGCTTCCTCAGGAAATGATGAACAGTGTTCAAGCAGTTATGAACAGGTTAATAAAGTGAGCACAAGAAAAACTGGGTCACAGTCAGATAGTGCTCCACCTGGCTCCAAATCTGATTCAGATTCAGTCCAGATGTCTTCAAGCCGCAAATTAGTTGAATCAAgaagtaaaactaaaacagaCAGCCGAAGCACAGAGGCTAGAAAGTTGTCTTCTGGTTCACATGCCGAGGAACGTGAAAAAAGTTATTCTTCAAAGCGGTCGGAGAATCACGAAAGGTCTTCTAGTTACTCCAAATCAGATCGAGATTCTAGATACACATCTTCACGTTCATCTCGATCTGATAAAGATCGGAAGAGGACTAGGTCAAGATCACGGTCTAGATCAAGGGGATCTCGAACATGTTCATCTAGCTCCAGATCAGAGCGATATAGAAATGACAGAGGTTCACGTTCTGATAGGTCATACTATTATGATTCTGATCGGAGATCACATCGCAGTTCCCCCCGCAGAGAGAGGAGGCGTTCTCGTTCTCGCACAGATCGGACTCGGGACAGCTCTGATTCAGAAGACGACCACAGGAAGACAAGGACAAGGACAAATGATTCCAGTAGATCATCCAACTATTCAAGTTTTCATAAAGAATCAAAATCATCTTCCTACTCTAAGTGTGACAAAGCAGCTAAATCTTCTGATTCACCCTATTCCTCTGAGTTGGATAAAAGAACATTCTCATCAAAGTCTGAAAGGTCCTCAAAGAGATTGTCAGACTCTGATCACAAGCGCTCTCCTGATATGGACTCCAATTATCATAAAACAAGCAGTCCATACAAGTCAGAGAACTATAAGAAATCATCTTCAAATAGCCGTACCCATACTCAAACATtagcaacacacagaaaaagcaGCTCTAGTGATTCTGAGACcgacaacaagaaaaaaagagaatccTCAGACAAATCCTCTGGCCACGCTGGAAATTCTAAAGACATCCAAAACCAAACCAATAGGCCGGAGTCGACCAATACAACCCCTACGAAAAGTTCTTTGAAGCCTCTAAGCCAAGATCGCCAATCAGATGAGGTGTTTTCTAGCCCTGAGAAACTGAAAGCAACTCGTGAAATTATCACTGAATCATCCTCTAATGCTGACAAAGGAAAATCAGATTTGCATCTTGATGAAAATGAATGCGATACAGAGCATGTCAAAGACTTGGCCAAATCACATCAGCAGAGTTTGCAAGCATTGTCATTAGtatcagaaaaagaaacaataatgggtcttaaatttaaaaatgaaaatgctttAGACATAGTTGCAGTTGAAAGCACAAACCATGCAAAATCCATTCAGGAAAACATACCTGATGCAAAGGAAATCTGTTTGGATGCAGCAGCAGCGAATACTTGCAGTCCTAATGGCAGTAAACTGTGTAATCAAGATGAGAAAGTTTTTGATCATACTGGGGTTGAAACCTTAAGCAACACCGCTGATGTAGAGCTAAGCATTAAAGCAGAAACATTCACCCCTCAATCAGAACCAAGTGTGCAGCTTCAGTCATCAAGTCCAGAATCTGAGAGTCAGCTTGggcaagaacaaaaaaacatggataCTGGCAATAAGAACAGCTGCAGTTCCAGGAAGTCCCGATGGGACATTACTGGGCAGGGCACCttggaaaatgacaatatacagAAGATTGCTTGTGTAGAGAGCGAAGCTATTGTCAAAAAGGTTGATCTTTCCAAAGACAGCAGTCAACAAACCTCGAACCATAAAGATCTCATTCAACAGGATTCTGTAACACATGTCAGTCctgaaaaaatgacagagatcTCTCCGCAGGAATTCAGCTCATGTATAATACCTGTGTCATCTGACGATGGGGACCAAAGCCAACCGTCAATCGTGGGCACCAGCAGTGATCATTCTGAACTTAAATTAGCCAGTTTTGTTTATCCTCAGGCAGACGATCCCAGGCCAATGGACTGGGCTGCTACTGCCTGTGTTAGTGATAATGAGAACAAATCCATATACAGTCCCCACAAGGCCCAACTGAGTAACAAATTACAAACGCTGGATGCATTAGGAGAACATAGTGACGCTAGTAGCAGCGATAATTCTGAGTATGACTCTGATTGCGGCGAGGCTATAAAACAGCTACACTCTGTAGTTGTGGTGCCAAATACTTCTAAAACAATTGATTTTGAGGATAAGCCAAGCAGCCTTGCAAACATGTCAGAACTGCACAAGGAGCATGTAGCTGTCGACGTGAATACAAGTCAACCACTAAATCAACTCGGCAGCCTGCATGAACTGGCTTCCACAACAGCTATTTTTCCCCGGTTACAGTACGGCAATGTTCTGTGTCAATCCCAGAGTAATATGATTGATAGCACTAGTCCTGCTGAAAGTTTAAGCTCTGCTCAACCCTACACAGCTGGTCATATCGGAGCTCATGGAAGTTCCACAGGTTTTATTCAGACTCCTGATATTTCCAGACAGTGTGAACAGGGACAGGCACAACTTGACATCGGCAGAAAAAGTGATGGGTCGCATTCACCAACCCTCCAGGCTGATGTGGCCAATGACGACAATATCCCAGAAACAAACAACTTTAAACAAAGGTGGGATGTTTGCCAGCTAGAACAGCCTAGTAGTACATACCCACAGCCAGACAGCAGCCATGGTCCACAGGTTATGCACCCCAAACATGCAGGTGCCTTATCCCAGGACCAGGAGCACACACAGGGTTTTGTGTTTCACTCTCATCCATCCCCAAAAATGCAGGATACTACGAAAGCATACTTGCATTTTCATCAACATTATCAGGACCCTTTAGGTGAAATTCATCCCGACTCCCTGACCAGTGATGACTACAGCGTAGAAAAAGCCCTTAGTGGGATTATTACTTTGGGATCATCAGGCTTTGTGCAAGGTCATGAAATAAGCAGCAACAGCAGGGGCTCCACTGTACCTGAACCTCCCAGAGACGATCAGTTCAGACCCCACAGAAGTAGAGGCCCGCCCAAGAAAAGACGACATGAGATTGAATCCGATTCAGACAATGAGGCTGAAGCTGGGCCCGCATACAAAAAAGACTGTCCAGTTGACAGTGTCTGTAAAGGCACTCTCAAAACTGAGACCACCCGACCAGTACTAACTCTACGGGACTTTCAAGATTCCAACAAATGGAGAGATCATTCCAAATCCAAAAAGATGCCGCCTTACTTTGACTTGATTGATGAAAACCGTTATCTTACTGAGCG gaaaaagagcaaatctCATCGAGATATTAAGAGGATGCAATGCGAGTGTCCGGTGCTTCCCAGGGAAGAGCGGTCCAGAGGAGTTTTAGCGTGTGGGGAGGACTGTTTGAATCGTCTGCTGATGATTGAGTg ctcatcaCGATGCCTGAATGGAGCGCATTGCTCAAATCGTCGTTTTCAGATGAAACAACACGCAGACTTCGATGTCATCCTCACAGAAGACAAAGGCTGGGGATTACGAGCAGCTAAAGACTTGACACC aaacactTTTGTGTTGGAATACTGTGGAGAGGTTTTGGATCACAAAGAATTCAAGACAAGGGTGAAAGAATATGCTCGCAACAAGAACATTCATTACTATTTTATGTCTTTAAAGAATAATGAG attattGATGCAACACAGAAAGGAAACTGCTCTCGGTTTATGAACCACAGCTGTGAGCCTAACTGTGAGACTCAGAAG TGGACTGTCAATGGCCAGCTTCGAGTTGGATTCTTCACCACTAAGACTGTCCCTGCAGGAACTGAGCTGACATTTGACTACCAGTTTCAGCGATATGG GAAAGAAGCACAGAAATGCTTCTGTGGAGCACCCAGCTGCAGAGGCTTCCTGGGTGGAGAGAACAGGGTCAGTGTTCGTGCAGCTGGaggaaagatgaaaaaagatCGCAGTCGAAAGAGTGCTCTCACCACG GTTGATGAAGAGCTTGAGGCATTACTGGAGAACGGCGAGGGCCTGTATGACGAGAAACAAGTGGTGTCTCTATGCAGACTCATGGTCCGGATGGAAACAATGGAGCAGAAGCTGACTTGTCTCAAGCTCATACAA GATACCCAGAATGCATCTTGTTTAAAGCAGTTCCTTGACCATCATGGCTTGTCTTTGCTTTGGATCTTCATGGCGGAGCTTTCAGAGGCTAAAGGCAACAGTGCCAATAACATCAAACTGCAGTTACAG ATAATGAAGACATTGGCTGTATTGCCCATCTCCACTAAGAATATGTTGGAAGAGAGCAAAGTCCTGTCCTTAATTCAGCGATGGGCCCAAACGAAGACTCTCCCACAACATACTGAGATGGATGGATATTCCAGTGAGAATACCTCACGAGCCCAAACACCCTTGAACACTCCTGATGGTTCCTCCACTAAAATGGGATCAGAGGGGGATAGCGATACCTCCAAACCAGCCGTCTACCGTCGCCttaaaatcatcagtgaaaACAGCCTGGACAGTGCACTCTCTGATGCCAGCAAAGCATCTGAtgggaaggaggaagaggatgatgaagacgaaGATGAAAATGCACAGTCTAAACTTTCTGAAGAAAAACCATCAAAGGCTGAACCAGAAGATGGCTTTTCTGTCTCAAACAAAGAGACGGCAATCGAAGTGAAACATGAGACAGTGAAAGATGCAGAGATGACTTCATGCAGTCAACAAGAACCTCTGCTCAAGGCAGAGAAAGAAATAGAGCCTGATAATGAAAAGGAAAACATTGAGACAAAAAAGGATGCTAATGAGGAGATCAAACTTGAAGTACTAGAGGAGCTGAACGAGGAGCATGCTAGTGCAGAGATGAATGAGACAGTTGAGACAGAAGGAGCTGAATCAAACGTAGAGAAACCCAGTGTTACTGTTAATGAACCGGAAAGTCAGAGTCAGTCAGAACAGTCGGATGCTACtgaacagccaacagagaatgTGGCAGCACAGGTGGAAGCAAAAACAGCAGAGAAAGCAGCACCAAGCTGCGATCTACATCCTGGTGACTCCAACTCAGATTCTTCCCCGATTTCCGAGACACCAGAGGCCACTGGTTCCTCTGAGCTCATTCCAGCCACTGTGGACCCACCCGCAATAGGAACTCCTTCTCAGGATGAAGAAGAGGGTTTGTCTGATGTGGAGAGTGAGAGGAGTCAGGAGCCCCAACCCAGTGTTTTGGACATAAGTGGCATGGCTGCCCAACTTTTGGACAGCTGGAAAGATTTGAAG GAGGTTTATAGGATACCAAAGAAGAGTCAAGTAGAAAAAGAAGCTACTG AACGCAGCCGAGAACGAGATGCAGCATTGACTCCACGCACCCCGTCTGGCAGCCGAGAACGCGACAGAGAGCGAGACAAGGAGAGGGAACGCGAGCGAGAACGTGAAAGGGACCGCGACAGAGACCGCGAACACGACCGAGAAAGGGATCGAGACTGGGACAGGGACAGggatagagagagagacagagacagggatagagagagagacagagagagagagagggaaagagacagagacagagatcGCGATCGTGTGTCCGATAAAACCCCACGCAGCTCAGAGCGGCGAAGGAGACGCTCTCTCTCTCCACCACCCTCATCCTATGAGCGGAGCAGCCGACGTGCTGACGATCG GTTTGACTCATCTAGTAACAAGACGCCCAGAGGAACTGGTAAGGAGCGCACCAAGCTGTCTACAGAGGAGCGCAGGAAGCTATTCGAACAGGAGGTGGCTCAGCGAGAAGcccagaagcagcagcagcagcagcagcttcagcAACAGcttcaacagcagcagcagcttcaaacGATGGCCTACGACCCAGCCATGGCCTACAACTCCAGCTCGGGTTTCATCCAATATCCTCCTGGGTATCCCATCCAGACCTTTGTGGATCCCACCAACCCCAATGCGGGCAAG ACCACCACCACTAGCCTCACTCCCAGCGAGCCCCAGCAGTATACACAGCCAGCTGAAGCACCCCAAGACGCCGGAGTGGCTGTGCTCTCCGTTCCGACCCAGCCAGCCCCTCAGGTACAGGGCCAGCAGAGCTACACCACTCTGTGGGACCCCTCCACTCAACAGACTGTGACTGTGCAGACACAGCCTGCACAGCAGTACGCTGCAGCCGCAGGACAGGCTCAGACACAAACAGCCATCTATTACCAGGGCCAGCCATGCCAGACCATCTACAGCATCCCCACAGGGTACCCCCAGGCTAACGCATCAGTCATACAG gcatACGCTGAGCCCACAGCAAGCTACCTTCATAGCCAACCAGTGTATCCTGGTCATCAGCAGGGTGTAGTTGTGCAACAAGGAGGCACCGTCACTACCATCGTCACATCACAAACTGTCCAACAG GAAATGATTGTTCCCAACAATGTTATTGACCTACCTCCTCCGTCTCCCCCAAAACCTAAAACCATTGTCCTACCTCCCAACTGGAAAGTGGCTCGGGACCCTGAAGGAAAGATTTACTACTATCATATTATTACAAG GCAAACCCAGTGGGATCCTCCAACCGGGGAAGGAAGTAGTGACAATACTAGTGTGGACCATGAATCTGAGATGGACCTGGGAACACCGACCTACGATGAGAATCCTTCCAAA TTCTCCACAAAGACGGCTGAAGCAGACACTTCCAGTGAACTCGCTAAAAAGAGTAAAGAAACGTTCCGTAAAGAG atgtCCCAGTTCATTGTGCAATGTTTGAATCCTTACCGGAAACCAGACTGTAAATCTGGACGCATCAGCAACACAGAGGATTTcaaacacctggctagaaag CTGACCCATGGAGTTATGAATAAAGAGATGAAAGCTTGCAATAATCCTGAGGACCTTGAGTGCAATGAGAATGTGAAGCACAAGACTAAGGAGTACATAAAGAAGTACATGCAGAGGTTTGGCTCTGTGTACAGACCCAAGGAGGACACGGAGGTGTGCTGA